From Daucus carota subsp. sativus chromosome 6, DH1 v3.0, whole genome shotgun sequence, the proteins below share one genomic window:
- the LOC108227301 gene encoding LOW QUALITY PROTEIN: 2-oxoglutarate-dependent dioxygenase 19-like (The sequence of the model RefSeq protein was modified relative to this genomic sequence to represent the inferred CDS: deleted 2 bases in 1 codon), translating into MPQEKLYDDACQDWGFFLVINHGVSESLMKNVMEGCYEFFNLTDEEKKAYEGSDVLDPIRCGTSFNTAKETIFFWRDFLKVLVHPDFHFPDKPKGFSELALEYVERIREIAGELLRGISVSLGLEASYIHDVLNLESSLQVFVANLYPPCPQPELALGMPPHSDHGLLNILIENGVGGLQLLHNGKWVNVRAPPNSFLVNTCDHLEILSNGRYKSVVHRAVVNNATTRLSLAIANGPSLDTIVRPAPGLTDGANNPPAYTPMKYKEYLQLQQGNKLDQKSVLDRIRLQKE; encoded by the exons CATGTCAAGACTGGGGTTTCTTCCTG GTAATAAACCATGGTGTATCAGAGAgtttgatgaaaaatgttatgGAGGGTTGCTAtgaatttttcaatttaacaGATGAAGAAAAGAAAGCGTATGAAGGGAGTGATGTGCTGGATCCAATAAGGTGCGGAACTAGTTTTAACACGGCCAAGGAGACGATCTTCTTTTGGAGGGACTTTCTAAAGGTTCTTGTGCATCCGGATTTTCATTTTCCTGACAAACCAAAAGGGTTCAG TGAGCTTGCACTGGAGTATGTTGAAAGAATCCGAGAA ATTGCAGGGGAATTGCTAAGGGGAATATCAGTAAGCCTAGGACTGGAAGCGTCCTACATACATGACGTTTTAAATTTAGAATCCAGCTTACAAGTGTTTGTTGCAAATCTCTACCCGCCCTGCCCACAGCCTGAACTTGCATTAGGAATGCCGCCTCATTCTGATCACGGCCTCCTGAACATTCTCATAGAGAACGGCGTAGGGGGGTTGCAGCTGCTGCATAACGGAAAATGGGTCAATGTCAGAGCCCCTCCCAATTCATTTCTGGTCAATACTTGTGATCACCTCGAG ATACTGAGCAATGGGAGGTACAAGAGTGTAGTGCATCGAGCAGTGGTGAACAATGCGACTACAAGGCTATCGCTAGCCATAGCGAATGGTCCGTCTCTCGACACCATTGTGAGGCCAGCACCTGGTCTAACCGATGGTGCAAACAACCCACCAGCCTACACTCCAATGAAATACAAGGAGTATCTGCAGCTGCAGCAAGGAAACAAGCTTGATCAGAAGTCTGTCTTGGATCGGATCAGGCTACAAAAGGAGTGA